One Cedecea neteri DNA segment encodes these proteins:
- the ilvI gene encoding acetolactate synthase 3 large subunit, with translation MEMLSGAEMVVRSLIDQGVKQVFGYPGGAVLDIYDALHTMGGIDHVLVRHEQAAVHMADGLARATGETGVVLVTSGPGATNAITGIATAYMDSIPMVVLSGQVATSLIGYDAFQECDMVGISRPVVKHSFLVKQVEDIPGIIKKAFWLASSGRPGPVVVDLPKDIMSPLNKLPYAWPDAVSMRSYNPTTQGHKGQIKRALQTLIAAKKPVMYVGGGAINSACEAELLTLAEKLNIPVVSSLMGLGAFPATHRQSLGMLGMHGTYEANMTMHHSDVIFAVGVRFDDRTTNNLAKYCPNATVLHIDIDPTSISKTVAADIPIVGDAHQVLTQMLDLLAQEEIQQSGDDIRDWWQQIEQWRARHCLEFDRHSQAIKPQAVIETAYRLTNGDAYVTSDVGQHQMFAALYYPFDKPRRWINSGGLGTMGFGLPAALGVKMALPDETVICVTGDGSIQMNIQELSTALQYGLSVLVLNLNNRYLGMVKQWQDMIYSGRHSQSYMESLPDFVRLAEAYGHVGISITKPEELESKLAQALETVRGGRLVFVDVTVDGTEHVYPMQIRGGGMDEMWLSKTERT, from the coding sequence ATGGAGATGTTGTCAGGAGCCGAGATGGTCGTCCGGTCGTTAATCGATCAGGGCGTAAAGCAAGTATTCGGCTATCCGGGAGGCGCAGTTCTCGATATTTATGATGCGCTTCATACTATGGGCGGGATCGATCATGTGCTGGTGCGCCATGAGCAGGCTGCCGTACATATGGCTGACGGCCTGGCGCGTGCTACCGGGGAGACCGGCGTTGTGCTGGTGACTTCGGGCCCTGGCGCGACGAATGCCATTACCGGCATCGCCACCGCCTATATGGATTCTATTCCGATGGTCGTGTTGTCCGGGCAGGTCGCGACTTCATTGATTGGTTACGACGCCTTTCAGGAATGCGATATGGTCGGTATCTCTCGACCTGTCGTGAAACATAGCTTCCTGGTAAAACAGGTCGAAGACATACCGGGGATCATCAAGAAGGCCTTCTGGTTAGCCTCAAGCGGCCGTCCGGGGCCTGTTGTGGTCGATTTACCCAAAGACATCATGAGTCCGCTGAATAAGTTGCCGTATGCCTGGCCAGACGCCGTTAGTATGCGCTCTTACAACCCAACGACGCAGGGCCACAAAGGGCAGATCAAGCGCGCCCTGCAGACGCTGATTGCGGCTAAAAAACCGGTGATGTACGTAGGCGGTGGGGCGATCAATTCAGCTTGTGAGGCAGAATTATTAACGCTTGCTGAAAAGCTCAACATTCCGGTTGTCTCTTCGCTGATGGGGCTTGGTGCGTTCCCGGCCACGCACCGGCAGTCGCTGGGTATGCTGGGCATGCACGGCACCTACGAAGCCAATATGACGATGCATCATTCGGACGTTATCTTTGCCGTTGGCGTGCGCTTTGATGACCGAACCACGAACAATCTCGCAAAATACTGCCCGAATGCGACAGTGTTGCATATTGATATTGATCCTACGTCTATCTCCAAAACAGTTGCGGCGGATATTCCAATTGTGGGGGATGCGCATCAGGTTCTGACTCAAATGCTGGACTTACTTGCCCAGGAAGAGATTCAGCAATCCGGGGATGATATTCGGGACTGGTGGCAACAAATTGAACAGTGGCGCGCTCGTCACTGCCTTGAGTTCGATCGCCATAGCCAGGCTATCAAGCCGCAGGCTGTTATTGAAACAGCTTATCGCCTGACGAACGGTGATGCTTATGTCACCTCCGATGTGGGCCAGCACCAAATGTTTGCCGCGCTTTATTATCCGTTCGATAAGCCACGACGTTGGATAAATTCAGGTGGCCTGGGCACGATGGGCTTTGGTCTTCCCGCCGCGCTTGGTGTGAAGATGGCGTTGCCGGATGAAACGGTCATTTGCGTCACCGGCGATGGCAGTATCCAGATGAATATCCAGGAGCTTTCTACCGCGCTGCAGTACGGCTTGTCGGTTCTGGTTTTGAACCTTAACAACCGTTACCTCGGCATGGTGAAACAGTGGCAGGACATGATTTATTCGGGTCGCCATTCCCAATCTTATATGGAGTCGCTCCCGGACTTTGTCCGCCTGGCTGAGGCTTATGGCCACGTAGGGATTAGCATCACTAAGCCAGAAGAGCTGGAAAGTAAACTTGCTCAGGCACTGGAAACGGTGCGCGGTGGGCGACTGGTGTTTGTCGATGTCACAGTTGATGGTACTGAACACGTTTATCCGATGCAGATTCGCGGTGGCGGTATGGATGAAATGTGGTTAAGCAAAACGGAGAGAACCTGA
- the ilvN gene encoding acetolactate synthase small subunit, translating into MRRILSVLLENESGALSRVIGLFSQRGYNIESLTVAPTDDPTLSRMTIQTVGDEKVLEQIEKQLHKLVDVLRVSELGQGAYVEREIMLVKVQASGYGREEVKRSTEIFRGQIIDVTPTLYTVQLAGTSDKLNAFLDTIRDVAKIVEVARSGIVGVSRGDKIMR; encoded by the coding sequence ATGCGCCGGATATTATCTGTCTTACTGGAAAATGAATCAGGTGCGTTGTCCCGGGTCATTGGTCTGTTCTCTCAGCGTGGCTACAACATTGAAAGTCTTACCGTAGCGCCTACGGATGATCCTACGCTTTCTCGTATGACGATCCAAACCGTTGGCGATGAGAAGGTATTGGAGCAGATTGAGAAGCAACTGCATAAGCTAGTGGATGTGCTACGCGTCAGTGAGCTGGGGCAGGGGGCATACGTTGAGCGTGAAATTATGCTGGTGAAAGTGCAGGCTAGCGGATACGGGCGGGAAGAGGTGAAACGCAGCACGGAAATTTTCCGTGGGCAAATCATTGATGTGACACCAACGCTATACACTGTCCAACTTGCCGGCACCAGCGATAAACTCAACGCGTTCCTTGATACAATCCGCGACGTTGCCAAAATCGTCGAAGTGGCTCGCTCAGGCATTGTTGGCGTTTCGCGCGGCGATAAGATCATGCGTTAG
- the cra gene encoding catabolite repressor/activator, translated as MKLDEIARLAGVSRTTASYVINGKAKQYRVSDKTVEKVMAVVREHNYHPNAVAAGLRAGRTRSIGLVIPDLENTSYTRIANYLERQARQRGYQLLIACSEDQPDNEMRCIEHLLQRQVDAIIVSTSLPPEHPFYQRWANDSFPIIALDRALDREHFTSVVGADQDDAEMLAEELRKFPGENILYLGALPELSVSFLREQGFRTAWKDDPRTVNYLYANSYEREAAAQLFEKWLETHEMPDALYTTSFALLQGVMDVTLRRQGRLPSELAIATFGDHELLDFLQCPVLAVAQRHRDVAERVLELVLASLDEPRKPKPGLTRIRRNLYRRGSLSRY; from the coding sequence GTGAAATTGGATGAAATCGCGCGTCTGGCTGGCGTGTCGCGCACCACAGCAAGCTATGTTATCAACGGAAAAGCAAAACAGTATCGCGTTAGCGATAAAACCGTTGAGAAAGTCATGGCGGTGGTACGTGAGCATAATTACCACCCTAATGCGGTAGCCGCCGGGCTACGTGCAGGACGCACGCGTTCTATCGGGCTGGTGATCCCAGACCTGGAAAACACCAGCTACACCCGTATAGCAAATTACCTTGAGCGTCAGGCTCGCCAGCGCGGCTATCAGTTGTTGATCGCTTGCTCTGAGGATCAACCCGACAACGAAATGCGCTGCATTGAACATCTTCTACAGCGGCAGGTTGATGCCATTATTGTGTCTACCTCCTTACCGCCTGAGCACCCTTTTTATCAGCGATGGGCAAACGATTCGTTTCCGATTATTGCGCTCGACCGTGCGTTAGACCGTGAACACTTCACCAGCGTTGTCGGTGCCGATCAGGACGATGCAGAAATGCTGGCTGAGGAGCTTCGCAAATTCCCAGGTGAAAATATCCTTTACCTTGGCGCGTTACCTGAACTGTCCGTGAGCTTCCTGCGTGAGCAAGGGTTCCGTACTGCCTGGAAAGATGATCCTCGTACTGTCAATTATCTCTACGCTAACAGCTATGAACGTGAGGCTGCCGCTCAGCTTTTTGAAAAATGGCTGGAAACTCACGAGATGCCTGATGCGTTGTACACAACGTCCTTCGCTCTGCTGCAGGGCGTAATGGATGTCACGCTGCGCCGTCAAGGGCGGCTGCCTTCGGAGTTGGCGATCGCCACCTTTGGCGATCATGAGCTGCTGGATTTCCTGCAGTGTCCGGTATTGGCGGTCGCACAGCGTCATCGCGATGTTGCTGAGCGAGTGCTGGAACTTGTGCTGGCAAGCCTTGATGAGCCGCGTAAGCCGAAGCCTGGGTTAACCCGAATTCGCCGCAATCTTTATCGTCGGGGTAGCCTAAGTCGTTACTGA
- the mraZ gene encoding division/cell wall cluster transcriptional repressor MraZ, with protein sequence MFRGATLVNLDSKGRLAVPTRYREKLIETSEGQMVCTIDIHHPCLLLYTVPEWEIIEQKLARLSSMNPAERRVQRLLLGHASECQMDNAGRLLLAPVLRQHAGLTKEVMLVGQFNKFELWDEATWHQQVKEDIDAEQGSTNTLSDRLQDLSL encoded by the coding sequence ATGTTCCGTGGGGCAACGTTAGTCAATCTCGACAGCAAGGGGCGGCTCGCCGTACCTACCCGTTACAGGGAAAAGCTGATCGAAACCTCAGAAGGTCAGATGGTTTGTACCATCGACATCCATCACCCCTGCCTGCTGCTTTACACCGTTCCTGAGTGGGAAATCATTGAACAAAAGCTTGCCCGTCTGTCGAGCATGAACCCCGCAGAACGCCGCGTACAGCGTCTGTTATTGGGTCATGCCAGTGAATGTCAGATGGATAACGCCGGGCGATTGCTGTTGGCGCCCGTTTTACGGCAGCACGCCGGGCTTACCAAAGAAGTCATGCTGGTCGGCCAGTTCAATAAGTTTGAGCTGTGGGATGAAGCGACCTGGCATCAACAGGTCAAGGAAGATATCGACGCTGAGCAGGGTTCGACAAACACCTTGTCGGATCGTCTGCAGGACTTGTCACTTTAG
- the rsmH gene encoding 16S rRNA (cytosine(1402)-N(4))-methyltransferase RsmH, with product MMENFKHTTVLLDEAVNGLNIRPDGIYIDGTFGRGGHSRLILSQLGEQGRLLAIDRDPQAIAAAAAIDDPRFSIIHGPFSALADYARERELDGKIDGILLDLGVSSPQLDDAERGFSFMRDGPLDMRMDPTRGQSAAQWLMTAEETDIAWVIKTFGEERFGKRIARAIVERNREEPMTRTKELAAVVSAAMPVKDKFKHPATRTFQAIRIWINSELDEIEKALNGSLEALSPGGRLSIISFHSLEDRIVKRFMRENSRGPQVPAGLPMTEAQLNKLGGRQLKALGKLMPGEEEVAENPRARSSVLRIAERTNA from the coding sequence ATGATGGAAAATTTTAAACATACTACGGTGCTGCTGGACGAGGCCGTTAATGGCCTGAATATTCGTCCCGACGGCATCTACATTGATGGCACTTTTGGTCGCGGTGGCCATTCACGCCTGATTCTGTCCCAGCTCGGTGAGCAAGGACGGCTGCTGGCGATCGACCGCGATCCGCAGGCGATTGCTGCGGCTGCTGCTATCGATGACCCACGCTTCTCCATCATTCATGGCCCATTCTCTGCGCTTGCAGATTACGCACGTGAGCGCGAACTGGACGGTAAGATCGACGGCATTTTGCTGGATCTCGGCGTCTCTTCTCCTCAACTGGATGATGCAGAGCGCGGCTTTTCGTTTATGCGTGATGGTCCGCTGGATATGCGTATGGACCCAACGCGAGGTCAATCTGCCGCCCAATGGCTGATGACGGCTGAAGAAACCGACATTGCCTGGGTTATTAAAACTTTCGGCGAAGAACGTTTTGGTAAGCGCATTGCACGTGCCATCGTTGAGCGTAACCGCGAAGAGCCGATGACGCGTACCAAAGAGCTGGCGGCCGTGGTCTCTGCCGCTATGCCGGTCAAAGATAAGTTTAAGCACCCGGCGACCCGAACATTCCAGGCTATTCGGATCTGGATCAACAGCGAGCTGGATGAAATTGAAAAAGCGTTGAATGGCTCGCTGGAAGCGTTATCTCCCGGTGGCCGCTTATCGATCATCAGCTTCCATTCTCTGGAAGATCGTATCGTTAAACGTTTTATGCGCGAAAACAGCCGAGGGCCACAGGTCCCAGCTGGTTTACCGATGACGGAAGCACAATTGAATAAGCTGGGCGGTCGCCAGTTGAAGGCGCTAGGTAAGCTGATGCCAGGTGAAGAAGAAGTGGCGGAAAATCCACGCGCCCGTAGTTCTGTTTTGCGTATTGCGGAGAGGACTAACGCATGA
- the ftsL gene encoding cell division protein FtsL, with protein sequence MINRVTETLSRVTQLGSNERHALPAVIGGDLLRHGKLALCLFVAIIVTAVSVVTTAHHTRLLTAQREQMVLERDALDIEWRNLILEENALGDHSRVERIATEKLQLQHVDPSQENIVVQQ encoded by the coding sequence ATGATCAATCGGGTGACAGAAACCCTCAGCAGAGTGACGCAGCTCGGTAGCAACGAGCGACATGCGTTGCCTGCCGTGATTGGTGGCGATCTTCTGCGCCATGGGAAACTGGCACTTTGCTTGTTTGTCGCCATTATCGTGACCGCGGTTTCCGTGGTCACAACGGCGCACCATACCCGTCTGCTTACCGCACAGCGTGAGCAGATGGTACTCGAACGTGATGCGCTGGATATTGAATGGCGCAACCTGATTCTTGAAGAAAACGCGCTCGGCGATCATAGCCGGGTAGAACGGATCGCGACGGAGAAGCTGCAACTGCAGCATGTCGATCCTTCACAGGAAAACATCGTAGTTCAGCAATAA
- a CDS encoding peptidoglycan glycosyltransferase FtsI, whose product MRAAAKTLKPKRQEEQANFVSWRFALLCGCILLALAFLLGRVAWLQIINPDMLVRQGDMRSLRVQEVSTSRGMISDRAGRPLAVSVPVNAVWADPKELHDAGGVTLDNRWKALADALKIPLDQLSSRVNSNPNGRFIYLARQVNPDIGDYIKKLKLPGIHLRQESRRYYPSGEVTAHLIGFTNVDSEGIEGVEKSFDKWLTGQPGERIVRKDRYGRVIEDISSTDSQAAHNLALSIDERLQALVYRELNNAVAFNKAESGSAVLVDVNTGEVLAMANSPSYNPNNLTGTAKDVMRNRTITDVFEPGSTVKPMVVMTALQRGVVNENTVLNTIPYRINGHEIKDVARYSELTLTGVLQKSSNVGVSKLALAMPSSALVDTYSRFGLGKATNLGLVGERSGLYPQKQRWSDIERATFSFGYGLMVTPLQLARVYATIGSYGIYRPLSITKVDPPVPGERIFAESTVRTVVHMMESVALPGGGGVKAAIKGYRIAIKTGTAKKVGPDGKYINKYIAYTAGVAPASQPRFALVVVINDPQGGKYYGGAVSAPVFGAIMGGVLRTMNIEPDALATGEKSEFVINQKEASGGRS is encoded by the coding sequence ATGAGAGCAGCGGCAAAAACGCTTAAACCAAAACGTCAGGAAGAACAGGCCAACTTTGTGAGTTGGCGTTTTGCGTTGCTCTGCGGTTGCATTCTGTTAGCGCTGGCTTTCCTTCTGGGCCGTGTCGCCTGGCTGCAAATCATTAACCCGGACATGCTGGTACGCCAGGGTGACATGCGTTCATTGCGCGTGCAGGAAGTGTCTACTTCCCGAGGGATGATAAGCGATCGCGCGGGACGCCCTCTGGCGGTTAGCGTACCGGTCAATGCCGTCTGGGCCGATCCAAAAGAATTGCATGACGCTGGTGGAGTGACGCTGGACAACCGCTGGAAGGCGCTGGCCGACGCACTAAAAATTCCTCTCGACCAGCTTTCATCCCGCGTGAACAGCAACCCCAATGGGCGATTTATTTATCTTGCGCGTCAGGTTAACCCGGATATTGGTGACTACATCAAAAAGCTTAAGCTTCCGGGAATTCACCTGCGGCAGGAATCTCGTCGCTACTATCCATCCGGCGAAGTGACTGCTCACCTTATCGGCTTCACCAACGTGGACAGCGAAGGGATCGAGGGGGTGGAAAAAAGCTTTGATAAATGGCTTACCGGTCAGCCGGGCGAGCGCATTGTGCGTAAAGATCGCTACGGGCGCGTTATCGAAGACATTTCCTCTACCGACAGCCAGGCCGCCCATAACCTGGCTTTGAGCATTGATGAACGCCTGCAGGCGCTGGTTTACCGCGAACTGAATAACGCTGTTGCTTTCAACAAAGCCGAATCGGGCAGCGCTGTTTTGGTTGATGTGAATACTGGTGAAGTTTTGGCGATGGCTAACAGCCCGTCCTACAACCCGAATAATCTGACCGGCACGGCAAAAGACGTAATGCGTAACCGCACCATCACCGACGTCTTCGAGCCAGGTTCCACCGTTAAGCCGATGGTGGTGATGACCGCGCTGCAGCGTGGCGTGGTAAATGAAAATACCGTACTGAATACAATTCCGTACCGCATTAATGGTCATGAGATCAAAGATGTGGCGCGGTACAGCGAATTGACCCTTACCGGGGTCTTACAGAAGTCGAGTAACGTCGGTGTTTCTAAGCTGGCGTTAGCGATGCCCTCCTCAGCGTTAGTAGATACTTACTCACGTTTTGGACTGGGAAAAGCGACCAATTTGGGGTTGGTCGGGGAACGCAGTGGCTTATATCCTCAAAAACAACGGTGGTCTGACATAGAGAGGGCCACCTTCTCTTTCGGCTATGGGCTAATGGTAACCCCGTTACAGTTAGCGCGAGTCTACGCAACGATTGGCAGCTATGGCATTTATCGCCCGCTGTCGATAACCAAAGTTGACCCGCCGGTTCCCGGTGAGCGTATCTTTGCTGAATCAACCGTCCGTACCGTGGTGCACATGATGGAAAGCGTGGCACTGCCAGGCGGCGGCGGCGTGAAGGCGGCCATTAAGGGCTACCGTATTGCGATTAAAACCGGTACTGCGAAAAAAGTCGGGCCGGACGGTAAGTACATAAACAAATACATTGCTTACACCGCAGGCGTTGCGCCAGCCAGCCAGCCGCGATTTGCGCTGGTGGTGGTTATCAATGACCCGCAGGGCGGTAAGTATTACGGCGGTGCCGTATCTGCACCTGTGTTCGGTGCCATCATGGGCGGCGTACTGCGCACCATGAACATCGAGCCGGATGCGCTGGCGACCGGTGAGAAAAGCGAATTTGTAATTAATCAGAAAGAGGCATCAGGTGGCAGATCGTAA
- the murE gene encoding UDP-N-acetylmuramoyl-L-alanyl-D-glutamate--2,6-diaminopimelate ligase: MADRNLSDLLAPWVAGLPARALREMTLDSRVAAAGDLFVAVVGHQADGRRYIPQAIAQGVAAVIAEADGEAADGEVREMHGVPVIYLSQLHQRLSALAGRFYHQPSESLRLVGVTGTNGKTTTTQLLAQWAQLLGETSAVMGTVGNGLLGQVVPTENTTGSAVDVQHVLASLKAQGAAFGAMEVSSHGLVQHRVAALKFAASVFTNLSRDHLDYHGDMANYEAAKWLLFSEHDCGQAIINADDEVGHRWLARLPDAVAVTMENNLEPGAHGRWLKADEVIYHDGGATIRFSSSWGEGEIESRLMGAFNVSNLLLALATLLALGYPLEALIETGPRLQPVCGRMEVFSTDGKPTVVVDYAHTPDALEKALQAARLHCSGKLWCVFGCGGDRDKGKRPIMGGIAEQYADVVVVTDDNPRTEEPKAIVNDILTGMLDAGRAHVVLGRAEAVTNAIMQAKENDVVLLAGKGHEDYQIVGNRRLDYSDRVTAARLLGVVA, encoded by the coding sequence GTGGCAGATCGTAATTTGAGCGACCTTCTTGCTCCGTGGGTAGCCGGGCTACCTGCGAGAGCGCTGCGAGAGATGACACTCGACAGTCGCGTGGCGGCTGCGGGCGATCTTTTTGTGGCCGTGGTCGGTCATCAGGCGGACGGGCGTCGTTATATCCCGCAGGCGATAGCACAGGGTGTGGCTGCCGTGATCGCAGAAGCGGACGGTGAAGCGGCGGATGGTGAAGTTCGCGAGATGCACGGCGTACCGGTTATTTACCTGAGCCAACTGCATCAGCGCCTTTCTGCATTGGCTGGCCGTTTCTATCACCAGCCTTCTGAATCCTTGCGTCTGGTTGGTGTTACCGGCACCAATGGCAAAACGACAACGACTCAACTGTTGGCACAGTGGGCACAGCTGTTGGGTGAAACCAGCGCCGTGATGGGGACCGTAGGCAATGGCCTACTCGGGCAGGTTGTGCCGACAGAAAATACCACCGGCTCTGCGGTAGACGTGCAGCACGTGCTGGCGAGCCTGAAGGCTCAGGGCGCAGCCTTTGGCGCGATGGAAGTTTCATCCCATGGTCTGGTTCAGCATCGTGTGGCGGCGCTGAAGTTTGCCGCGTCGGTGTTTACCAATTTAAGCCGCGATCACCTTGATTATCATGGTGATATGGCGAATTACGAAGCCGCTAAGTGGCTGTTGTTTTCCGAGCATGACTGCGGTCAGGCGATTATCAACGCCGATGACGAAGTGGGTCACCGCTGGCTGGCGCGCCTGCCGGATGCTGTGGCGGTCACCATGGAAAATAACCTTGAGCCGGGTGCACATGGGCGCTGGCTGAAAGCTGATGAAGTGATTTATCACGACGGTGGGGCGACAATTCGCTTCAGTTCATCGTGGGGTGAAGGCGAGATCGAAAGCCGTCTGATGGGCGCGTTTAACGTCAGTAACCTACTGTTGGCTTTAGCCACGTTGCTGGCGCTGGGTTATCCGCTCGAAGCATTAATTGAAACTGGCCCGCGTCTGCAACCAGTTTGTGGGCGAATGGAAGTGTTCAGCACTGACGGCAAACCTACCGTGGTTGTGGATTATGCCCACACGCCGGATGCGCTGGAAAAAGCGCTGCAGGCAGCTCGTCTGCACTGTTCCGGCAAGTTGTGGTGCGTGTTTGGCTGTGGCGGCGACCGCGACAAGGGCAAGCGGCCTATTATGGGCGGGATTGCCGAGCAATATGCCGATGTGGTGGTGGTAACAGATGACAACCCGCGCACCGAAGAACCGAAGGCTATCGTCAACGATATTCTGACCGGTATGCTGGATGCTGGCCGTGCGCACGTTGTACTGGGGCGCGCAGAAGCGGTGACCAACGCGATTATGCAGGCCAAAGAAAATGACGTGGTTCTGCTGGCAGGTAAAGGACACGAGGACTATCAGATTGTCGGCAACCGTCGTCTGGATTACTCCGACCGCGTCACCGCGGCTCGTCTGTTAGGGGTTGTGGCATGA
- the murF gene encoding UDP-N-acetylmuramoyl-tripeptide--D-alanyl-D-alanine ligase encodes MIRVSLKQLASILNGQLHGADADIIDVTTDTRKLTAGCLFVALKGERFDAHDFAADAVKGGAGALLVNRKLDIDVPQLIVADTRLAFGELGAWVRQQVPTRVVALTGSSGKTSVKEMAASILRQCGNTLYTAGNLNNDIGVPMTLLRLTPEYDYAVIELGANHQGEIAWTVGLTRPEAALVNNLAAAHLEGFGSLAGVAKAKGEIFTGLAANGTAILNADNNDWLNWQAIIGDRKTWRFSPNAAGSDFTATNIHITSHGTEFTLHTPQGDVDVVLPLPGRHNIANSLAATALAMAVGATLEAVKAGLAELKAVPGRLFPIQLAENQLLLDDSYNANVGSMTAAAQVLSEMPGYRVMVVGDMGELGDEAEACHRQVGEAAKAAGIDRVLSVGVLSKTLSDASEVGEHFTDKQAVVERLKALIAEHSILTILVKGSRSAAMEEVVRALQEKQAC; translated from the coding sequence ATGATTCGCGTCTCCCTGAAGCAACTGGCGTCCATTCTTAATGGACAGCTACATGGCGCAGACGCCGACATTATTGATGTCACAACGGATACCCGCAAGCTGACGGCTGGCTGTCTGTTTGTTGCGCTGAAAGGCGAACGTTTTGATGCCCATGACTTTGCCGCCGATGCGGTGAAAGGTGGTGCTGGTGCATTATTAGTTAACCGTAAGCTGGATATTGATGTGCCCCAACTGATTGTGGCCGATACCCGCCTTGCATTTGGTGAACTAGGCGCGTGGGTTCGCCAGCAGGTGCCAACTCGCGTTGTGGCACTAACCGGCTCTTCCGGCAAAACTTCCGTGAAGGAAATGGCGGCGTCTATTCTGCGTCAGTGCGGCAACACGCTTTATACCGCAGGCAATCTGAATAACGATATTGGCGTGCCAATGACGCTGCTGCGCCTGACGCCGGAATACGACTATGCCGTTATTGAGCTGGGTGCAAACCACCAGGGGGAAATCGCCTGGACCGTAGGGTTAACCCGCCCGGAAGCGGCGCTGGTGAATAACCTGGCGGCTGCGCATCTTGAAGGCTTTGGTTCCCTGGCTGGCGTGGCGAAAGCTAAAGGCGAGATCTTTACCGGCCTCGCTGCAAACGGCACGGCGATCCTCAACGCCGATAATAACGACTGGCTGAACTGGCAGGCGATTATTGGCGATCGCAAAACCTGGCGCTTCTCACCCAACGCGGCAGGCAGTGATTTCACCGCGACGAATATCCATATCACCTCCCACGGCACAGAATTTACTCTGCATACCCCTCAGGGCGATGTTGATGTCGTTCTGCCGCTGCCGGGTCGCCACAATATTGCTAACTCTCTGGCAGCTACCGCATTAGCGATGGCCGTTGGTGCGACGCTCGAAGCTGTAAAAGCAGGGCTCGCTGAGCTTAAAGCGGTGCCGGGTCGTCTGTTCCCTATCCAGCTTGCAGAGAACCAGCTGCTGCTGGACGACAGCTACAACGCTAACGTGGGCTCAATGACTGCGGCGGCACAGGTATTGTCAGAAATGCCGGGTTACCGAGTGATGGTAGTTGGCGATATGGGCGAGCTGGGCGATGAAGCCGAAGCTTGCCATCGTCAGGTTGGCGAAGCCGCTAAAGCCGCAGGTATTGACCGTGTTTTGAGCGTTGGCGTGTTAAGCAAAACGCTCAGTGACGCATCAGAAGTTGGTGAACATTTTACTGATAAACAGGCCGTGGTGGAGCGTTTGAAAGCGCTTATCGCGGAACATTCAATTTTAACCATTTTGGTGAAAGGTTCACGTAGTGCGGCCATGGAAGAGGTGGTTCGCGCATTACAGGAGAAACAAGCATGCTAG